From Cygnus atratus isolate AKBS03 ecotype Queensland, Australia chromosome 1, CAtr_DNAZoo_HiC_assembly, whole genome shotgun sequence, the proteins below share one genomic window:
- the DYNLT3 gene encoding dynein light chain Tctex-type 3 produces the protein MEDFHPHNDEMIFNADEAHNIVKECIESVLGKADYNHNKVNQWTAAIVEQSLTHLVKLGKTYKYIVTCAVMQRSGAGLHTASSCFWDTTTDGTCTVRWENRTMNCIVNVFAVAIIL, from the exons ATGGAGGACTTTCACCCCCACAACGATGAG atgATCTTCAACGCTGATGAGGCCCACAACATAGTTAAGGAG TGCATAGAAAGTGTCTTAGGCAAGGCAGATTATAATCACAACAAAGTCAACCAGTGGACTGCAGCTATAGTAGAACAGTCGCTGACACATTTGGTAAAGCTTGGGAAAACATACAAGTACATCG taacCTGTGCAGTGATGCAGAGGAGTGGAGCTGGTCTACACACAGCAAGCTCATGCTTCTGGGATACCACAACTGATG GAACTTGCACAGTGAGATGGGAAAACCGAACAATGAACTGCATTGTGAATGTGTTTGCTGTTGCTATTATCCTGTAG